The Solibacillus daqui genome has a segment encoding these proteins:
- a CDS encoding AzlD domain-containing protein produces MTTTIAMVLLIAGCALVTWIPRILPFVLVKNMKMPDIVLRWLAYIPVCILSALVIEGFFHKQQSFVTIDWLNVGAFIPTLVVALITKSLSKTVVAGVVTMAVMRLLFV; encoded by the coding sequence ATGACGACAACAATTGCGATGGTATTATTAATAGCGGGCTGTGCATTGGTAACATGGATTCCACGTATTTTGCCTTTTGTGTTAGTGAAAAATATGAAAATGCCAGACATTGTACTGCGCTGGCTAGCGTACATACCGGTTTGTATTTTATCTGCTCTTGTTATTGAAGGATTTTTTCATAAGCAGCAATCTTTTGTAACAATTGATTGGTTAAATGTGGGAGCGTTTATTCCTACTTTGGTTGTTGCACTCATTACAAAAAGTTTATCGAAAACGGTAGTGGCGGGTGTTGTAACAATGGCAGTTATGCGCTTATTATTTGTTTAA
- a CDS encoding FIST signal transduction protein codes for MDLICSAITKLKQAKQAVDELALTIHKDPALLLFFASTSYSFDELVSCFTNKFPKSQIVGVTTTGEIGPTGFDEFSLSVQSYASQIGKFQATLMTDIAKYPIFERQKLVDTAKQLGIPLHSKNIENEGLAFVFPVGLQAGEEKMLSVVNSIFEQDGFPIFGGTAGDDAKFEATYVSVNGEFTTTGGAVIFIKPSVDFYIIKENNFESMGKKVKITKADPEKRIVYEMNGRPAAEVFAQALGVSVTALDKNWALHPLGRKLNNDFYNASPFMLRESGAIEFYCQVYEGTTLEILQPRDAIVEMEKTIDNFTNHFTQLNGVLACNCILRKQQFQQERLMEKMNERLKQLPNLCGFSSYGEQLNKSQLNQTMLLIGFGKLRAE; via the coding sequence ATGGATTTAATTTGTTCCGCTATAACTAAATTGAAACAAGCAAAGCAGGCAGTGGATGAGCTTGCGCTAACAATACATAAAGACCCAGCATTGTTGCTGTTTTTTGCTAGTACATCCTATTCTTTTGATGAGTTGGTATCCTGTTTTACGAACAAATTTCCGAAAAGCCAAATTGTAGGTGTTACAACAACTGGTGAAATAGGACCAACAGGATTTGACGAATTTAGTCTAAGTGTACAAAGTTACGCATCACAGATTGGTAAATTTCAAGCGACATTAATGACAGACATTGCAAAGTATCCGATTTTTGAGCGCCAAAAGCTTGTTGACACTGCAAAACAGCTAGGTATTCCGTTACATTCGAAAAACATTGAAAATGAAGGACTAGCGTTTGTTTTTCCTGTGGGCTTACAGGCTGGTGAGGAAAAAATGCTGTCCGTTGTGAATTCAATTTTTGAACAAGATGGATTTCCGATTTTTGGTGGGACGGCAGGTGATGATGCAAAATTTGAAGCGACCTATGTTAGTGTAAATGGTGAATTTACTACAACAGGAGGAGCAGTCATTTTTATAAAGCCGTCTGTTGATTTTTATATTATTAAAGAAAATAACTTTGAAAGTATGGGCAAGAAAGTAAAAATTACAAAGGCTGACCCAGAAAAACGAATTGTTTATGAAATGAATGGTAGACCAGCAGCCGAGGTATTTGCACAAGCGTTAGGAGTGTCGGTAACTGCGTTAGATAAGAATTGGGCACTGCATCCATTAGGTAGAAAGTTAAATAATGATTTTTATAATGCATCGCCATTTATGTTGAGGGAATCCGGTGCAATTGAATTTTATTGCCAAGTATATGAGGGGACAACACTAGAAATATTGCAACCACGTGATGCGATTGTAGAAATGGAAAAAACAATCGACAATTTTACAAATCATTTTACGCAATTAAATGGTGTATTAGCATGTAACTGTATTTTACGAAAGCAGCAATTTCAACAAGAGCGTCTAATGGAAAAGATGAATGAACGCTTAAAGCAATTGCCAAATTTATGCGGATTTTCAAGTTATGGAGAGCAGTTAAATAAATCACAGCTTAACCAAACAATGCTGTTAATTGGCTTTGGAAAATTACGAGCGGAGTGA
- a CDS encoding AzlC family ABC transporter permease, whose amino-acid sequence MEYTEQKPYTPDTFLQGVKDCIPTLLGYISIGVAFGVVGIASGISVFEVFLLSVLVYAGSAQFIFCGLYLAGAPLSAVIVTIFIVNLRHLLMSLTIAPYFTKYSMLRNIGFGTLLTDETFGVSVVTAGKEGRLGGKWMDGLNVTAYTTWIVACTVGGIIGQWLPDPEKWGLDYALVAMFVALLVLTLQSIPKEKIMHYLKLIAVMVVSMYGMLYFMPGHLAVLLSTIVVATIGVVTEK is encoded by the coding sequence GTGGAATATACAGAACAAAAACCGTATACACCAGATACCTTTTTACAAGGTGTGAAAGATTGCATCCCAACATTGCTCGGCTATATTAGTATTGGCGTTGCGTTCGGTGTTGTCGGGATTGCATCTGGAATTTCTGTTTTCGAAGTGTTTTTACTTTCAGTACTTGTTTATGCAGGTTCAGCGCAGTTTATTTTTTGTGGGCTATATTTAGCTGGAGCTCCTCTTTCGGCTGTTATCGTGACGATTTTCATTGTGAACTTAAGGCATTTATTAATGTCTTTAACAATTGCGCCGTATTTTACGAAATATTCGATGCTGCGTAATATCGGTTTTGGGACACTGCTAACAGACGAAACTTTTGGGGTATCTGTTGTAACGGCTGGGAAAGAAGGACGTCTAGGTGGGAAATGGATGGATGGCCTCAATGTGACTGCATATACAACATGGATTGTAGCTTGTACAGTAGGTGGGATTATTGGGCAATGGCTGCCAGATCCAGAAAAGTGGGGCTTAGACTATGCACTTGTTGCGATGTTTGTTGCATTGCTTGTGTTAACGCTGCAGAGCATTCCAAAGGAAAAAATAATGCATTATCTAAAGTTAATTGCGGTCATGGTCGTCAGCATGTACGGGATGCTGTATTTCATGCCTGGGCATTTAGCGGTGCTACTTTCAACGATAGTTGTGGCAACGATTGGAGTGGTAACTGAAAAATGA
- the ileS gene encoding isoleucine--tRNA ligase, whose translation MVEYKETLLMPKTDFPMRGGLPTKEPQIQAQWDEMDINKLVMERTEGRPEFILHDGPPYANGDIHVGHALNKVIKDMINRQKTMSGFHVNYVPGWDTHGLPIEQALTNKGVKRKEMSIAEFRELCEKYAYEQIENQKGQFRRLGVRGDWENPYITLKPEFEARQIEVFGKMAEKGYIYKGLKPVYWSPSSESALAEAEIEYKDVESYSIYVTFGIKDAKGVVPQDAKFVIWTTTPWTIPANLGISVNPEYTYVVAEVAGAKYIVAKELLEKLSVTFGWEDVQIVQEVKGQELDLIVAEHPIYKRDSLVMVGEHVTSDAGTGCVHTAPGHGEDDYNVGKQYGLEVLSPVDNGGCYTDEAPGFEGLFYEKANPIVIEKLKEEAALLNVSKFTHSYPHDWRTKKPVIYRATPQWFASVEMFRGELLEAVKATEFTPAWGETRLYNMIRDRGDWVISRQRAWGVPIPIFYAENGDPIITPDTIAHVSKLFREHGSNIWFQKESKELLPEGFTHEGSPNGKFTKENDIMDVWFDSGSSHQGVLVERGMKYPADLYLEGSDQHRGWFNSSLITSVAINGYAPYKGLLTHGFVLDGEGRKMSKSLGNTIDPLKVMEQYGADILRMWVASVDYTGDVRISMDMIKQVSETYRKVRNTLRFLHGNVTDFNDATDRVAYEDLREMDQYMYMRLQDVVKTILAAYDRYDFSTVYTTVNNFVAIELSSFYLDIAKDVVYIEGTDNKARRAMQTVMYDTLMALVKLLTPIIPHTTEELWGYMEFEGKEASVQLTDFPEVDEQANFKQLRAKWSKVIAVRNEVLKALEEARNAKTIGKSLEAKISVYADAETVEILNDATIDFAQLSIVSQFVIAGGKESAPAEALTLEKTALVVEKADGEKCERCWTISETVGSDEKHATLCKRCADVVENYYV comes from the coding sequence ATGGTAGAGTACAAAGAGACGTTATTAATGCCAAAAACAGATTTCCCTATGCGCGGGGGCTTACCGACTAAGGAACCGCAAATTCAAGCACAATGGGATGAAATGGATATCAACAAATTAGTAATGGAGCGCACGGAAGGTCGCCCAGAATTTATATTGCATGATGGACCTCCTTATGCAAACGGTGATATCCACGTAGGGCATGCATTAAATAAAGTAATTAAAGATATGATTAACCGCCAAAAAACAATGTCTGGTTTTCATGTGAACTATGTGCCAGGTTGGGATACACACGGTTTGCCAATCGAGCAAGCGTTAACGAATAAAGGTGTTAAGCGTAAAGAAATGTCAATTGCTGAGTTCCGTGAGCTTTGTGAAAAGTATGCGTACGAGCAAATTGAAAATCAAAAAGGTCAATTCCGTCGCTTAGGTGTACGCGGAGACTGGGAAAATCCATACATCACATTAAAGCCTGAATTCGAAGCACGACAAATTGAAGTATTCGGCAAAATGGCGGAAAAAGGCTATATTTATAAAGGCTTAAAACCTGTATATTGGTCACCATCTTCTGAGTCAGCATTAGCAGAAGCAGAAATCGAATACAAAGATGTTGAATCATATTCAATCTACGTAACATTCGGCATTAAAGATGCAAAAGGTGTCGTACCTCAAGATGCAAAATTCGTTATCTGGACAACAACACCTTGGACAATTCCAGCGAACTTAGGGATTTCAGTGAACCCTGAATATACGTATGTTGTGGCTGAAGTTGCGGGTGCAAAATACATCGTAGCAAAAGAATTACTTGAAAAATTATCAGTAACATTCGGTTGGGAAGATGTACAAATCGTTCAAGAAGTAAAAGGGCAAGAGCTTGATTTAATCGTAGCAGAGCACCCAATTTACAAACGTGATTCATTAGTGATGGTTGGAGAGCACGTAACTTCAGATGCTGGTACTGGCTGTGTACACACAGCACCAGGTCACGGTGAAGACGACTATAACGTTGGTAAACAGTACGGCTTAGAAGTTTTATCACCTGTAGATAACGGCGGTTGCTATACAGATGAAGCACCAGGCTTTGAGGGCTTATTCTATGAAAAAGCAAACCCTATCGTAATCGAAAAGTTAAAAGAAGAAGCGGCATTACTAAACGTTTCAAAGTTCACCCATTCATATCCACATGACTGGCGTACAAAAAAACCAGTTATTTACCGTGCAACACCACAATGGTTTGCATCGGTAGAAATGTTCCGTGGCGAATTATTAGAAGCGGTAAAAGCGACAGAGTTCACACCTGCATGGGGTGAAACACGTCTTTACAATATGATTCGTGACCGTGGTGACTGGGTAATCTCTCGTCAACGTGCATGGGGTGTGCCAATTCCGATTTTCTATGCAGAAAATGGCGACCCAATCATCACACCAGATACAATCGCACACGTTTCTAAATTATTCCGTGAGCACGGTTCAAACATCTGGTTCCAAAAAGAATCAAAAGAATTATTACCAGAAGGCTTTACACATGAAGGTAGCCCGAACGGTAAATTTACAAAAGAAAATGACATCATGGACGTTTGGTTCGACTCAGGTTCATCACACCAAGGTGTGCTTGTGGAGCGCGGCATGAAATACCCAGCTGACCTTTATTTAGAAGGTTCTGACCAACACCGTGGCTGGTTCAACTCTTCATTAATTACATCTGTTGCAATTAATGGCTATGCACCTTACAAAGGCTTATTAACACATGGTTTCGTACTTGATGGTGAAGGCCGTAAAATGTCGAAATCATTAGGGAATACGATCGATCCACTAAAAGTAATGGAGCAATATGGTGCAGATATCCTACGTATGTGGGTAGCATCAGTAGACTATACAGGTGACGTTCGTATCTCAATGGATATGATTAAACAAGTTTCGGAGACATACCGTAAAGTACGTAACACATTACGTTTCTTACACGGAAACGTAACAGACTTCAATGATGCAACAGACCGCGTTGCTTACGAAGACTTACGTGAAATGGACCAATATATGTATATGCGCTTACAAGATGTAGTGAAAACGATTCTTGCAGCATATGACCGTTACGACTTCTCAACAGTGTATACAACTGTGAATAACTTTGTAGCGATTGAACTTTCTTCATTCTACTTAGATATTGCAAAAGATGTTGTGTACATTGAAGGAACGGACAATAAAGCCCGTCGCGCAATGCAAACGGTAATGTATGATACATTAATGGCGTTAGTGAAATTATTAACACCAATTATTCCTCATACAACAGAAGAATTATGGGGCTACATGGAGTTCGAAGGTAAAGAAGCTTCTGTTCAATTAACAGATTTCCCAGAGGTTGATGAACAAGCAAACTTCAAACAATTACGTGCAAAATGGTCAAAAGTGATTGCTGTGCGTAATGAAGTGCTAAAAGCATTAGAAGAAGCACGTAATGCAAAAACAATCGGTAAATCATTAGAAGCAAAAATCTCTGTATATGCAGATGCCGAAACGGTAGAAATATTAAATGATGCAACTATCGACTTTGCTCAACTTTCAATTGTGTCACAATTTGTTATTGCAGGTGGTAAAGAATCAGCTCCTGCTGAAGCGCTAACTTTAGAAAAAACAGCTTTAGTTGTTGAAAAAGCAGACGGAGAAAAATGTGAACGCTGCTGGACAATTTCAGAAACGGTTGGTTCTGATGAAAAGCATGCTACATTATGTAAACGTTGTGCCGATGTTGTAGAAAATTATTACGTATAA